The genomic stretch cttgtatgttgtcttgtatcaaagcaatacttatctattcttaacatgttatataaatcctttatatatattgtaaaatatccaaaaaccccccatatttatctagaattatttaaccccccatatttgtcaaacattgcatttaacccctatattacaacataaaaactaacttaacaaataaaattaagttttaggctaagattggtataaataccttttttcgataaatagttttttttcgagtcgaattcaaaaatacgaacttcttcggTCCAAACGAATCCTCACTAATTGATCTTGCATAAAAATGAAAGCgagagagtgagtgtttgagtgatatgagaaatgtgtataataaaaatgagtgaggagggtttatatagatgaggggaaggataattttgacattttagaaaaagttatgaaataataaagaaatatcaaaacgcctttacaatgtaaaatatccaaaaaaactctcatatttatctagaattacatttaaccccccatatttgtcagacattgcatttaacctctatattacaacataaaaactaacttaacaaataaaattaagttttaggctaagattgttataaataccttttttcgataaatagtcttttttcgagtagaattcaaaaatacgaacttcttcggtccgaacgaatccccactaattgatcttgaataaaaatgaaagcgaaagagtgatatgagaagtgtgtgtaataaaagtgagtgaggagagtttatatagatgaggggaagggtaattttgatattttagaaaaagttatgaaataataaagaaatatcaaaatgcctttacaatgtaaaatataaaaaaacctcCAATATTTATCTAGAATTACATTTAACCTCCATATTTGTCagacattgcatttaacccctatattacaacataaaaactaacttaacaaataaaattaagttttaggctaagattgttataaatacatttttttgatgAGTAGTTTTTTCGagttgaatttagaaatacgaactttttCGGTCTGAACGAATCCccactaattgatcttgaataaaaataaaagcgagagagtgagtgtttgagtgatatgagaaatgtGTGTAACAAAAGTGAGTgaagagagtttatatagatgagaagaagggtaattttgatattttagaaaaagttatgaaataataaagaaatatcaaaatgcccttataatgtaaactatcaaaatgccccttaattttaataaaatttcatttaacccctcatagtgAGTGaaaagggtttatataaatgaggggaaggatagttttggtattttagaaaaagttatgaaataataaagaaatatcaaaatgtcattataatgtaaaatatcaaaatacctcctaattttaataaaattttatttaacccctcgtagtgagtgaggagggtttataaaATGAGAGGaaggataattttggtattttaagaaaagtcatgggcatttgtGCTTAAGAATAATGAATTCGcgtatttttgcttgaaaatagtgatttggacatttttgcttaattggagggtattttggctacttttaataattttccttatATTTTCTACACCTATGTCAGGGCCCATTCCGTTGAAGATGTTAGATTTTGGGTGGAGTGTACAAGCCTTAGGTTGGGTGGGAAAGTTAGTTGGTccatttttatgcataaaaccaaaaaaaaaaaaaacatattgaaatgaACCTTTACAATCTGTTTCCGACAGCCACCCATGCACTGCTACCCATTTAAAGATAAAGTTTGATAACCCTTATCATTTTCTAGTATTTTTTTTACACTTTGTTCCCTCTGGTGGGTTTAGTTTTATCTACTCAGATCTGGGTTTTTTTTGGTTGGagattgattgattcaggagtaAGTTTCAGGTGCGTTTTTGATAGttatgagttttttttaaagttgtGTGTTTAGCTTGTGGATTGTTTGGCGGTTTGATGGACATGTTGGAGGcgaatttgtgattttttttttcatgcatttgtatgttttttttgttgttgaatgTTCTCTggttattgttattcaattggGATTTGTGTGAGGAAGTTTGGTGATGGAGAAGTTGCAATGCAGGCAAGTAAGGAGTCTGTTTTTTTTGGTGATAATGTTTGTGTTTATTAGAATTGGTGAAGCTCAATCTCAGTCTTTTCTGATAAATTGTGGGGCAAATTCTAGTGTTAATATAGATGGCAGGAAGTGGGTTGGTGATTTGGTCCGTAATAGCAATGTCAGTTTCAGTTCTACTGGTATGGCTGCCTCTACTGACTCATTGAGTGGTGATTCAATCTATGAACCAATTTATAAATCCGCTAGAATTTTCAAAGATGGATTGAACTATACAGTAGAAGTAATTCCGGGCAACTATATTGTTAGGCTCCATTTCTGTCCCATTCCCCTTGAGGATTTGAATGTCAATGATTCATTGTTTGGTGCTGCGGCGAATGGCCTAAAATTGTTGTCTCAGTTAAGTGTTCCTGGTGAGATTGCACACAAGAACTTGTACTTACAAAGTTCAGGTGAAAATGCAAGTTCATTGTCTTTGATTAAGGAGTATGTATTGGGGATCAAGTTGGATGTGCTTGTGATTGAGCTTATCCCTAGTGAAGGATCTTTCGGGTTTATAAACGCCATAGAGGTTGTCCCTGTGGTAGACAGGCTTTTTGAAGACACAATTCAGAAAGTGGCCGGAAATGACATGGATTTTAATTTGAGTGGTCGAGGGATTGAAACCATGTATAGGTTAAATGTTGGGGGTCCAGAGATCAAACCTAGTCAGGATTCAGATCTCTGGAGAATGTGGGAGGTTGATTCGAGCTACATGATCACAGCAAATGCTGGGGTCGAAATCCGTAACAGTTCTAACATTACCTATGCCTCTATGAATGATTCTTCATTGGCTCCTCTCCTTGTTTATGAAACTGCAAGAACAATGTCCAACACTGAAGTCTTGGAAAAGAGGTTCAACATGTCATGGAAATTTGAAGTAGATCCTGATTTTGACTACGTAGTTCGATTGCATTTTTGTGAACTGCTCTATGATAGTGCAAACGAGAGGATTTTCAAAATCTACATAAACAATAGGACTGCAGCAAATACTTTTGATGTCTTTGCGCGGGCAGGGGGAAGGAACAGAGCGTAtcatcaagattactttgatgCTGTGTCTTCTAAGACTTACACACTCTGGATTCAGTTGGGTCCTGATACTGCAGCTGGTGCTTCAGGAACCGATGCTCTCTTGAGTGGGCTTGAGATTTTCAAGCTGAGCCGAAATGGGAATCTTGCATATGTAGAAAAATATGATTCTGCAGGGAATTCAGTCAGCCGTTCAAAGAGCTGGATTCTTTGGGTAGGAATTGGAGCAGGTATAGCTTCTGCTGTCATTCTTGCAGCTGTATTTACTCTTGTCTTCTATATCCGTAAAAACCGGAGAGACAAAAGTAGTGACATGAAAAACAACTCTCCTGGGTGGAGGCCACTGTTCCTTCACAAAGGCATTGTAAATAGCACTGCTAATGCCAAGGGAACAGGAAGCCAAAATCCAAATGGATCTACATCCTCTACTAGATCTGGCAAGCGATTTACATTGGCAGAGATTCGTTGTGCAactaataattttgatgaaagtTTAGTGATTGGAGTGGGAGGCTTTGGTAAGGTGTACAAAGGGGAGATTGAAGACGGCTCTCTTGCAGCAATTAAACGTGCAAACCCTCAATCTGAACAAGGGCTGGCTGAATTTGAAACAGAAATCGAGATGCTTTCGAGGCTCAGACATAGACATCTAGTCTCCTTGATTGGGTTCTGTGAAGAACAGAATGAGATGATTTTGGTCTACGAGTACATGGCTAATGGGACTCTCAGAAGCCATCTATTTGGGAGTGATCTTCCTCCTTTGACTTGGAAACAGAGATTAGATGTGTGTATCGGTGCTGCACGGGGACTTCATTACCTCCATACAGGAGCAGAGCAAGGGATAATCCACAGGGACATTAAGACAACCAACATCCTATTAGATGAGAACTTTGTCGCGAAGATGTCTGATTTTGGGTTGTCAAAAACCGGTCCTTCCATGGAGCACACACATGTTAGTACTGCAGTGAAAGGAAGTTTTGGATATCTTGACCCAGAATATTTCAGGAGACAACAGTTGACTGAGAAATCTGATGTCTACTCATTTGGTGTAGTGTTGTTCGAAGTGGTTTGTGCACGAGCTGTCATAAATCCGACGTTGCCAAAAGATCAGATCAATCTTGCAGAATGGGCAATGAAATGGCAGAGGCAAAGATCACTCGAAACCATTATCGATCCGCATCTCAAAGGGAATCTTTCTCTAGAGTCATTGGAAAAGTTTGGGGAGATTGCTGAAAAGTGTCTCGATGACGAGCGAAAGAACCGCCCTACAATGGGGGAAGTTTTGTGGCACTTAGAGTATGTCTTGCAACTGCAAGAAGCTTGGATGCATGCCAACGATAGAGAAAATTCATTTTCGGGTTGTCAGGCTTTGGCAGAggtagaagaagagagagagatcagAAACGGCAAAGAAGTTCCGACTTTAGATGAAGAAAAGAGCAAATGAGACGTGGGTTTTCCAGTGAGCTTGTTCAGATGTATTCATTTACAGTTTTAATACATTTCTAAATtctttatatttgtttgatgaattcaatatgaatttttgaattctttgtaATATAGCAACTGTTATTACAGTCGTCAGTTTTCTAAATTGTGGAGGCAAATTTGATTATTAGCTTATACAATTTCTTGATCAATGTGAATGGGAGCTTCTTCATTATCACTCCAGATTCTCAGTTCCTAATTGCATATTGCTAGAGAGAAATAATATTTTGCTACAACTCCATAAATAATCCAAACTGGATTTTTAAGGACTTATACCAAACTTAAACACAAATGCAATATGTTACAGGAAAACATTGCCACCGAACATAAGATATCTTAATGCAACAACATATCAGTTATTACCCAAACACGATAAAAATCTGAAACAGTTCACAAAGATTTATTTGCTGTTCACACAGATTGCAAAGACTTGAATCACCTTTGCTGTGCCATACACTTGTCGAGAAGGTCTCGAGATCAAATGGCAAGCTTACCTGCAATGCTGCTGCCACAGAGCTGCTTCACTGCCTCGAAGCTTTCATTGTTGAGTGACACAGCACTCAGATATTTAAGTAAGGCCTCCTCAGTAACTTGATTGAATTCATACTTTGACCTGAACAAGAAATACCCACCACATTCCCAAGCTGAAAGGTTGACTGAGGCTGTTGGTTTCTGCAGCAGTAGACATTAAGTCATCACCATTTACCAATCAAAAGAAAAGATCCTCCAGCATTATACAAACTTCACACAAGGAAGCCGTTACCAGCAATTTTCATAAATGTAtcagaatattaaaaaaatatatttaaaaaagggaATTTAAGCATTCCAACCCAGAAGCAGGCCACAAATTCCACTGTATCAAACAACAGCATTATTTTTCCAGAGATTGAAGCTTAAACAAAAGTGCAAGAGAACCAATCactatatgatattataaatgCAATGCAGAATCAATTTTCCCGGCATTCCAGAGTTagaatataaagaaattaacaatGATTATTCTATCAATAATATGGAAGCAGGGTTTAACCTATGATAGTACAGATGAGTCAGAAATGCAAAAGATGCATACTGTAGTTCTTACTATTTCTTTCTGTTCTTTCCTTTAAATAAGTGACATTTATCACTATTTTCCTGTAAAAACAACACTGACTAGTCAAtgctaaaaaaaattgtcatgaaCATAAGTATTTAATCATTTAgatctttttaaaattgaacataTATGCAGTATCAAGCTTTCAGCAATATAGAAGAATAATCAACTAAAATTAAACGAAAAAatcacttttaaaaaaattaaaccctgTCCTTTTTGTCATCACACTTCAAGTTatcaataatttctttttttctaagtGACAAGAAACTTGTATAGCCATAAATTTGCTCAGTTACTCTCAGCTCAGACCAAGACAAAAACTGACAATGCGTTAAGTTTATAATTGAATGCCCATTTTTTGCatgaagaaatagaaaaaaatttatcctcATAATAAGAGTAGATCTTTTGTTACctgaaaaaacaagaaaatctttTTGCCAAGATCAGATATTAGAAGATTATGAGGAATATTCTTTTCCCATAAATAAGAGCATATATCAGAAATAGCCTCCACCATAATCTTAACATTGCAGTCGTGCTGAAAGAGGAGAGTCTTAATAGGGTAGTCTGTCACAGTACCAATACAAATTCCTCCCTGCTCATCACTAAAGAAAGTATCAACAGGCATGTGCTCCACAGGCAAATGATTTGGAAAGTAGCAGCCCTACAACACCggaggataaaaaaattttatggtaAGTGCAAATCACACTCAAGAAGAAAGAATTTGACCActggaataaaaattttagaatgtaAGCAAGAATCTAGCATACTAAATAATGTCTTATTGAGCATAGTTCACATGAAAAATGGAACTGACAAAATGTCTTCACCTCCAACCGTATTCTACAAAACTCAGAATGTGATACacatataacttattttgatgatatagaATACAAATGCCtgatgaaaattcaaattctctTACTTTTACATTTGATGCTCATGCTAAAAAAGCCTGTCCAAATAAGGAACAGTCACATTCACATCACaatgattttttctctttttttgataACCCAGAAACCCCCAAACTCACTTGAAATGCTTAATCTTGAAACAACCCCCaccaaacaataatatttttgggGAGCAGAAAAAATAGGCATCATTTCATCAGCAGCTAGATGACCC from Mangifera indica cultivar Alphonso chromosome 6, CATAS_Mindica_2.1, whole genome shotgun sequence encodes the following:
- the LOC123218810 gene encoding probable receptor-like protein kinase At1g30570; translated protein: MEKLQCRQVRSLFFLVIMFVFIRIGEAQSQSFLINCGANSSVNIDGRKWVGDLVRNSNVSFSSTGMAASTDSLSGDSIYEPIYKSARIFKDGLNYTVEVIPGNYIVRLHFCPIPLEDLNVNDSLFGAAANGLKLLSQLSVPGEIAHKNLYLQSSGENASSLSLIKEYVLGIKLDVLVIELIPSEGSFGFINAIEVVPVVDRLFEDTIQKVAGNDMDFNLSGRGIETMYRLNVGGPEIKPSQDSDLWRMWEVDSSYMITANAGVEIRNSSNITYASMNDSSLAPLLVYETARTMSNTEVLEKRFNMSWKFEVDPDFDYVVRLHFCELLYDSANERIFKIYINNRTAANTFDVFARAGGRNRAYHQDYFDAVSSKTYTLWIQLGPDTAAGASGTDALLSGLEIFKLSRNGNLAYVEKYDSAGNSVSRSKSWILWVGIGAGIASAVILAAVFTLVFYIRKNRRDKSSDMKNNSPGWRPLFLHKGIVNSTANAKGTGSQNPNGSTSSTRSGKRFTLAEIRCATNNFDESLVIGVGGFGKVYKGEIEDGSLAAIKRANPQSEQGLAEFETEIEMLSRLRHRHLVSLIGFCEEQNEMILVYEYMANGTLRSHLFGSDLPPLTWKQRLDVCIGAARGLHYLHTGAEQGIIHRDIKTTNILLDENFVAKMSDFGLSKTGPSMEHTHVSTAVKGSFGYLDPEYFRRQQLTEKSDVYSFGVVLFEVVCARAVINPTLPKDQINLAEWAMKWQRQRSLETIIDPHLKGNLSLESLEKFGEIAEKCLDDERKNRPTMGEVLWHLEYVLQLQEAWMHANDRENSFSGCQALAEVEEEREIRNGKEVPTLDEEKSK